The DNA sequence tcttggggcaccttatagactaacatgttttggagcatcagctttcctgggcaaagacccgctttgtcagatgcatctttgcccaggaaagctgatgctccaaaacatgttggtctataaggtgccacaggacttcttgttgtcttggttatgacagtctcGCAGACCATTGAAATGAAGGCGGGCCCCTCATTGGGCCCACTCGCTAGCATAGGTTACCCATTGCTGGTCTATACACCCCAGCTGCTATATTCTGTCCTATTAacatgtgtcagagaggtagctctgttagcgTTTGCGTAAACACCTGGAGTTTAGTGGCACCTTTATtagggtataagcttttgtgagctggAGGATGTTGGGTTGTTTTTACTGACCTGTGGCAGCTCTTTACCAACTCACACCTGTACTCCTGCCCATCTGAGGATATACCATGCTCATGgcagagaagtaacagagagtgTGCAGTGTGTAATTGTCCACTGGCATTGTAGCCACCACACTCGTGTTAAGATTTCTAGTGGTAATGATCAGAAGATCTTTAAGGACCACAAGAATTCACAGTCCTATTTCGCTGATGTCTCGTCCAGCAACATGGCGGCATAGTTTTAAGGGAACCACCTATGGGCTGACTCACAAAACATCTTACGGCACCATCTGGATTTTCCTTTCCATCTGAGACCCAAATACATAAGAAACATCTGGGAGATGTATTACTTCTGGTCAAGTTCTGCTTGATCTCTGCGGGAAATTAGATGCAGCTTCTTTTAAGCTGTAGTATAATGCCTCTCATTTATCACTATAACCAGCTGCACTTCAAAAGGTATACGTAACAGTGACAGTGACAAACTAATAATACAACCTTGCTTTTAATCTGGCTCCTTTGCAAACTGTTTTACATCAGTATATCCCCATTTTacgaagggaaaactgaggcataaaaAGGTGAAGGGACTTGTTCTTCAGCAGAAGGCCAATGGCAGACCCAGGCACGGAAACCTGCTCTGTCACTAGGCCACGCTGCCTCCCCAATCTAATGTCATATCTATTTGTTATACCAAACACGCACAGCGTAGATGAGCTGATCACCTGTGTCTTCTCTCTTCCTGCGCCCCATCATACCTTTGCAAGAACCTCTGTGAATGGACAAGAGATTAATAAAATCCCTGTCCTACCAAAGAGTCTGATTTAAGCTTAGTAGCTGTGATTCAAACCTCTCTGCTTTGTTTCCATGGGAACAGCCATATTGCCGATTTTCACGTGGTCCCCATCTTCACATGGGTAGGGGTCATGGGCTGTAACCCTCAAcaatcattttcttttttcccttttctttctcccatgctgggggtggggccgtACAGTACATCCTAGAGACACTGAACTACTTCATGCGCCAAGGAAGGACCCAAATGTGAACAACCCCAGCTTTTGGGGAAGTCATTTCACCTCCTcaactgctcctttgctggcagTGGCCAGGCAAGAACCCCCAGATCCATACAGCTGAAAACTTAGTGAAGATTTGGGCCTGGATTTGAACGTTTCTACTCTGACCCAAATCAAACATTTAATTGTAATACATCTGCCTCCCTCCAGTTTACATGTTTATTGTTAAAGGAAATCACACGGTGCTTAAATGAGATATCATAAGAGCAACATAAGCATTTTTCCCCATTTCTTTTAGGATGCATCTAACTGCATTAAACTCATCTTTCGTCATGGAGAACTTTGAAATAACCTGCACGTTTGCCATTGAAATTGCATAGCCTGTATTGCTTCAGAGTTATTGCATTCCAACCTTCGTTATTTTAATGTCTTCTTAACCTTAGTTCCTGAGTTgtaaagtttttcaaaaaaacaaacaaactgtaatGTCAAAGAGAACTGAAagtcaaacaaaaggaaatatgttTACGGTGTACcgttgggggaggggatggctcaGAGATTGACGGTGGGAGAAAGCACTAAAAGCGTAACAATGTCAAACATTTCCTCCGTCGAGCTTTAAGAGCTTTACCAAAGGAGGGCTAGATCATGGATTCTGtcagggaaaccgaggcaccagGAAGTGGTGTGGCTTGCCCAAAGTTCCACAGTCAGTCAATGGCAGAGCGAGGCCCCAGAGCGGGACTTGAATGCATAGCCATGCGCCAATGGGAGGACAACCATGGATGGCATCCACACTCCCTAATAAAAACTGCCACTTTTGCAGAAGGTGGTATTTTTTTCTATGACTTACCATACGTTTGAGCAGCTCTTTTAACGGAGCTCGGTTCTCGGAGGTTAAAAAGATAGCACGGAGGAAGGCTTTGTTGAGCTTGGTGTTCAACCAGGCACTCTCAGTTATCCATCCCGCAGTATGCGGCACATGATACGTTACAGGGTGGGGGCCTGCTTGAACACGTTTACCATCTGAAATCCCTGctaataagggatttcaaaaatAGACTGTCAGCCTTTCTGCTCTAGCACCCAGGAGCTACAAGCAGTACATGACATTATCTAGCAATTCCTGCATCAAGCCTGTAAACTTCTCTGCACTGTGCGGTGCTGCATTGCAGTCGCATCAGCTACTCTtgaactgtgggttgggaccccccccccaaagagGCCAAGACCCAGGTTTAATTGGGGTCACCCTGCTTGCTGGAGCTGACATTTTACTTGGTGGACAGAGTTGGGAAAAGTACCCAACttgtacttgagtaaaagcacagctttttttgtggggaggggaatataattaagtacaagtcaccagtgtcacTCTGGGAAGTgtcttgagtaaaagcacacgcatatcacatcttgattgtactcaagtatccagaagtgaaagtagctgcacttttactcaagtaactttttgggtagcTTTCCCCCTCTATTGCTGGAACCCAGGGCTGAAACCAAAACCCAGGGTCATGTactaattttttgttttcaggaGCTGGTCATGGTGCAGtcaagtttgagaacccctgcactAGATGATCATCATAGTCCTTTCTCTTTTTAAGTGCCATGAACCTCCTGTGCTGTAACTACTAGGTAAGAGATGCAGGCTCATGGGCTGTCGAATAATCAGACAGTCATTAATTGGCAGGAAGTAGGGTCTGCatgagaaatatatatatatattggctaAGAAACAGCTGGGAGTTTCCATTCTGCAGACCTTGTGTTGCCTGAAGGCCAGTTCAAAAGGCTCTTCAACAAGGGGTGCagctacactagaaactaactttgaagttaacttaacttcaaagttaggcattaCTGCGAAGCAGCCAGCGGAGTGcctacacgcattttcccttacttcaaagtcaactttgaagtagggagcccaacttcgaagtccctactccattcctgggaatggagcagtgccctacttcgaagtttaacctAGAcacgcaacttcaaagttgctcacttCAAAGCTGTAcgttgaagtaagcaacttcaaagttatttttgtagtgtagacacagccaaggagagtAAGGTATAAGCGAGAATGCACAACACAAAAGACACGGCTCCTCCTTCACTTTCGGCTCACAGCAATCACCAGCATTTGAAAGAACACTGTACTGGGGGAGAGGGATCCTGGCTGGGAAGCTTCCCTTTGGAAACCACTGCACCATGCAGACaatgagagaaaacaaaacaaaactctgctTTGAATTCCTTTAGCTTTCTAAAAGGTAGGTGTTACCCAAcgttttatcttttattttctttgaaaccCATTCTGACCTTTATGTCTCATGACTTATAATCACTTCACATCTATCAGTAGTTAATAACATTTGTTTTGTTGCTTTATCTAAACCATTGTGTTTGGATTGAAGTGTTGGGAAACCTCCACTTGAGATGGCAGGCTTTGTGCGTACCCTTTTCTATTAAGGGCAGCACGGACTTTATGAGTTTGTGTTGTTGAGaagcagagagcagggcagtAAAAGAGGCACATTTCCGGGGAGGAGTGGAGGCCTGATAGTTTGCTAATGTGTCTCTGCAATATAAATCAGGAACGCCTGGCTAGAAGCACTCTGATAACTGAGCTGGGatgatgttgaacattgaaggCTGTGAGAGAGCAGGCCAGGAGCAGTTGTTCTGGGATGGCACTTCTGTTAGGATGGCGAAGGGAGATTCAGAGGCTGGAGAACACTTTGACTTTCAAAAGGCGAGGGCTGGGTTTTGAAAAGCAGGTTCATTGACAGTACGGCAATCTGAGCTTCAGCAAACAGCAGGGACCACTGCACTCAAGGTTCCCTAGGAGTTGGAGTGTTTTATAGGGATTTATAGGCAGTCGATGGAGAATGCAGCTCAATCCCCAGGTGAGAAAGTCACAGTGGAGAGCCGCAAACAGATGCTCAAGTAAAGGGCTGACTAGCTGAAGACAGGAAATATGCAGTTCCAAAATCAGCCACCCACATCCTACCCTCTTTCCACCTGCGGGTTAGAGCAGCTCACCGATCCCCGAAGAAGGCCTGTTCTGCTGGGGGTAGGACCGCCAGTTGTATGGTCTTAGGCCATGCACTCAGCCTTTCAGGGAACTGCAATGGGACTGGCAAGCTGGAAGAGCACAACTGAGTGCTGGAGCAATGCACAGGATCCAGAGGGGCGGCAGAGAGGAACGAGAGACTCCTGGAGGCACCCACCTTTTCAAGCTGTGTCACCTGACTTGCTGATTGACCAGAGTGGTACAgcactctggctgcagcctcaggcacaggggagcaggactACTACACACCCTCCTCTCCGGTGGGACGGTTGCTGGTATCTGTGGCATGGGGGAGGTCTCTGGAGCATGTGTGCAAGGTGGGAATTCAGCCACTCGAGAGTGACAGCGCAAGGTACAGAGGGGTTTCCAGCCCATGCAAGCAGGAGAGGAAAGGCAGACTGGCTGTCCAGCTCCTCGGGGGACGGCAGCTGAAAGGGGGGAGTCAGGACTGCGTATTGTAGGtaagatattttatttatttgcattgaaACCCTCCACCCCAAAGGAGGCTGTTCCAGGCAGTGCCTGCGCCATAGGTTTATCAGAGGTCTTACTGACCACAGCCCCCGAAGCCAGCAATATGTTCCATTCCCTGCTCCGACTACAGCTCGCACTAATCATCAGCGTGGCTCAGAACGCCCCTCCTGCCTGGCCAGGCTCAGCTCCCCATCACTGCCCCCTCCACGGGCCTGAGGGTCTGGGATTGGGCTGCTCTGGATGTTGACTGAGGGATGACTTCTTTCTATCTGGAAGACACGGGAAGGACCCAGAGACcgcttcagcagctgctgcctctgtggCGTTCAGGTGTCAGGGAGAAGAAAGGGGGCTTGAATTTCAGCTGGAGCTTCCAGACACTATAGTAAAGGTAAACAATATCAGCAAACGGGTTACAAACAAGCGCTCTTCTGATCCTCGCAGTCCGGCAGCACAATGCAGGGGTTCTCTGGGGTCCAAGTGGGATGGTGGGACACAAGTCTGCACCGGCGGTGGAGGGGGCGGTTGTTGCGCTCCTCAAAATGCGGGCCTGTGGCCCACTGTGGAAGCGAACATGGGACACTGGGCTCCGGCCTGTATGTTGATGGCAGGAACTTCCGGAAGCCGCGGACCCCCTAGGACACCAGGAGTTCATAAAACCCTAGCAACTGTTCAGGAGAAGGCAAGACAGATTATGACCACTCAGCCACCGCCACAGCACCAACCATAGAACCACCAAGCCACACTGCTACCCCTCCAAGCTCAGCATTGTAATGAAGTGGCAGGGCATGGAAAGGGAATCTAAGGCCTCGCGCACCCCAGCAGCAGAAACTGCACCAGGACAGACAAGATCCGTGCCCCATATGTTAGCACTTCCTGAGTCCCAGGGGTCGAGGCCCCGGACATAACTACAGGACGTCCTGTGAAGTCAAGAGAAAAACACCTGCACTTACTCTGCCTGGTCGGGTCAATGCATCGCTCCAGGAGAGCAACTGCCCAGGAGTTCTGGAGCATGTGGTAGTCCAGCCCGTGCTCACAAGGAGAAGATCCAGGGTGGCCCAGCCAGCTCGCTAGCAACTGCGCATCGCAAGTCCTTCTGCACTGGAGTAGGCCACCAAGCGTGTTGTGGCAGCACATGGCTTTGGGCAATAGCCAACCGGCTGCTGCACAGACACCTACGGATGATTTCGTGGCTCTAGAGGAGGACACCATATCCAGGCTGACTCTCTTGCATCCAGTGGCTGGAGCTGTCCCCTGAAGGGTCTGTTCACCCCCTGACATATTCCCATAGCCGcaagctgggctgctgctgctcctcagccccagccccactgcagaatCCCACCAGGCTCAGACCTAGCCGCTCTCCTGCTCAGCACTGCCCAACTGAGGTCAGCGACCGCTACGCTCCTAGCCTGGGGCAGCCAGTTTTGTCCTCCCAGCTCTTCTGCTTGGTCCACTCTCCTGGACCGGGGTAAGATGGTGGCTGTTGATGCAGCATGTTACAACAGAGGCGACTGCTGGCCCCACCAGACGTGCCCGTGCTCCCCGCTACTGCCCCCCAGGAAAGGCAGgaaaacagaagcagcagcaaaaccagAGTCACGTTTGTAACAAATTAGGTTTTAATGTGAATCCTTAAAACCCACCGTTCTTTGTTTGTGCCTGTCGGATTCCCAGGGGCTTATTGGCCCTCCTGGGAAAAGGGGCCAGGCTGCCACGCCTGGAGCCAGCAGGGCGAAGGGAGGGGGCTCCCCCCCAGCAGAGACGGAGCAAAGGAAGCGAGGCCTTCACTCTGCGGCGTCAGGACCTGTGACACGCTCACCGGGTCCCACGGCACTACAGCAAGGCAACACGTGGTCAGAGGTAGTagatcccaggccaggccaggcatcCAGGAGAGGCCTTCAGAGCTGGTAAGTGTTACTGTAATCACAGCAGTCCCAGTCCACCAGCTCACTGCTGCGAAACCACAAACTGATCTCCCTCTGGGCTGTCTCCACAGAGTCGCTGGCGTGAACGACGTTCCTGCAGCCAAGAGAACCACAGTGAGCATGGTGGACAggcagcctccagggcagagcctggctgcCCCGGGACGTGGTCCTGCCGCGAAGACCCCTTGCTTCTGGCCACAGAGGTGGGCGATGTACCCGTGTCACAGACTTGCTCCCATGAGCGTTACTTGAATCCCCACTGGGTCATCAGCTGCCCTCCCGCGagcactctcccctcccctcgtGCCACTGGAGACCTCTACAGCagggtcccctctaatttttttcccattaactctgcagaataaatgttgttctgtgcactgaagcTCCTGCAGACGTGCACCCCGAAAAGAAACgcgcgctgctggctgtgggcgctctgctaccCACAGAGGGGCCTCCCGGAGGCTCAAGACACAGACTGTTTCAGCTGCCCAGGCACTGCCATGGAGGTTCTCTGGTGGCCCTTTACACGGCACCGCCCAGCTGGCTGGCCGCCTCAGTGCACACTGTACCTGCTGACGTGGATGCTGAAATCTCCGCGGATCGTCCCAGGCTTGGCTTCAGCGGAGTCGGTATCTCCGACCATGGCCCTGGAAGTCTTGACCACGTTGTAACCTTCCCACACCTGCAAAGCGCACAAGCCGCATGAGCTGAGGGAGGCAGGCTGTACGGGAACTCCCCTGGCAGATCGCCCTGGAGGGAGAGAACGCTGCTCCAGTGGCCAAACTGGGTCTCTCCTTTCCGGGCTGATCTAAGGGCTGTTAACCGGCggggggggccgggctgggccccgCAGGATGGGGGTAGGCACCGGGGAAGGCAGGGCTTGCTGGGGGTCATGTTGAGCTCCTCTGTCCCATCAGACCCCTCTTGCGCGCTGTGAAAGAAGCAGACTGGGGCAGGCAGTAAGCAGGGCCGGGCGATGCCAGCCGGTGCCGCAGCGCAGCGGCCTGGGCTCATGCTGGCACTCTGCAGGAGggagaaacaaaccaaaaccaaaagggCCAAGCGAGCGGCCAGGCCTGGGCTGAAGGAGGAGCTGCACCTGGGACTGACGTCAGCACAGGACCCCGCtggtcactggggctggggctttcaCGGTGTTTGCACTGGAGGGTCACCCAGCTGGGGTGGGCACACGAGGCTGGTCAGCCTCTACTGCTGATTCCCCTGCTTGCCAGGGGCCGGTGCTGGCCACCAGCTCAGCCTCACCCAATGTTCTTCCCCCCGTACTGCACCAGGCAGGAAACGTTCTCCACACGCCTTGAGCAGTGCTTCACTTGTAATGGACGAGGGCCGGGGGCTCTAGCAACTGTCCTGCTGCCACCACGGACCCAGCAAGCTCggaggggctgggtggctctgaggcaTCAGGCTTGGAGAGGCTGGGGCCTCTCAGATGGCAGgcttggaggggctgggggactcTGAGGCGGCAGgcttggaggggctggggggctctgaggTGGCAGgcttggaggggttggggggctctgAGGTGGCAGgcttggaggggttggggggctctgaggcagcaggattagaggggctggggggctctgaggCGGCAGgattggaggggttggggggctctgaggcggcaggctggggggctctgAGGCGTCAGGCTCGGAGGGGCCAGAGCACAAACTGAGCACTGGACGTGGGCGTCAGAACCCAAAGCCCCAGAGAACGTGGGCTCCAGACCAGAAGGTGCTGGAAGATCCCCACCTGTTGGGAGCTACCGGCAATGAAACCAAAGCCACATCCTACATCTTCCTCCCCTCATCACCTTCATctcagcccacccctgccctcacccccggcGCCACTCCGCAGATGCAGCCTTACCATGGCAACCACCGGGCCTGAGGTCATGTAATGGATGAGGGCCGGGTAGAAGGGCTTCCTCCGCAGCTCATGGTAATGCTCTGCCAGGATCCCCTCGTTGgcctgaaaggaaggggcacccCACAGTGAGAAGCACGGCCTGAGCCCAGGACAGGACGCAGGGGAAATCAACGCCCCTCCCCACCGCCAGAAGCGAGACTCCTTCCAGCAGCGCCCCGCAGCCCCTCCAGCCGCCTGCCTCTAGCGCACAGCCGTCTGCGTGCAGGCGGGTCCGCGGCATGGCCAGAGGTCAGACAAACCCAGCTCTGGtgtgccccatggccccaacccccacacactgccccggCCCCCATTGGGGCTCCTAAGCAGTGGAGGGGGGTTCACGGACCCCCACCCTGGCACAGCGGTTTGAATCTCCAAGGAGACAGGCCCAGAGGGCTGTACTCCTACCACGGCATGGAACTGGCTCTGGCTCAGGAAGCCCGCACTGGACTGGGGGTTCGGGGCGAGCTAGGATGCTTGGGGAGGTTAAGGGGTCCCTGGCTCAGGCCAGCACTGGCAGTGCCTCACTCTCACAGCACACGAGTCCAGGCCATGGTTTAACACCCTCCCCACGCCCCACCGTCTGGCTGGTCCGTCCAGGCCACCCGTCCCCCGGCTCCGGACCCAGGCTGCAGGTACCTGGAGCAGCTTCAGGCCGACCAGCTTGAATCCACGCCTCTCGAAGCGCCTGATCACGTCACCCACCAGTCTCCTCTGCACACCATCTGGCTTCACCGCCACCAGCGTCCGCTCCTGcatcccagggacccctgccaggCACCGAGAGCGAGGGGGCAGGTTACAGCCCTGCtggcccagcctcctcctcccagcagagtcgacagcagctgcccagggagcgGGGTTACTGGAGTCACGCTGCACTTGGGCCTGCAGAAGGATTCCTAACAATCCCAGCCCTCTCTGGCCAGCCGGGCACTGCTGAGGCTTCCCGGACAGGGTTGGCGCCCATGGAGAAGGGACACAGCTTTTTCGATCTGGCTCCAGCCCAAGATCTCTTCCTGGGTGCTGaaggaggagcagcccccagccttgGCAGGGGGAGACAGGGCTTGGCCCGGGCAGG is a window from the Carettochelys insculpta isolate YL-2023 chromosome 16, ASM3395843v1, whole genome shotgun sequence genome containing:
- the NME4 gene encoding nucleoside diphosphate kinase, mitochondrial yields the protein MGFFQRCAARSLLQGRRSLCGAAPGPERHQPDAPAARSAGPSSGPGRRYSAGVPGMQERTLVAVKPDGVQRRLVGDVIRRFERRGFKLVGLKLLQANEGILAEHYHELRRKPFYPALIHYMTSGPVVAMVWEGYNVVKTSRAMVGDTDSAEAKPGTIRGDFSIHVSRNVVHASDSVETAQREISLWFRSSELVDWDCCDYSNTYQL